A stretch of DNA from Longimicrobium terrae:
ACCAGTTCCTCCGCCGCGCGCCCGCCCAGCCCGATATAGAAACCGGTCGTCGCTCGGCGCGAAGTAGGCCACGCCCATCGCTTGCCCGCGCGGCTGGATGGTCACCTTGTGCAGCCCGTCTTCCGGCGCGCAGAGCACGCCCACAAGCGCATGTCCCGCCTCGTGATACGCCACCGTGCACCGCTCCTGGTCCAGCGCGCGGAAGCCCGTGCGCTCCTTGCCCAGCAGCAGCCGGTCGCGCGCGGCGTCAAGGTGCGCCCACCGCACCTCGCCCTGCTGCTCGCGCGCGGCGCCGATGGCCGCCTCGTTCAGCAGGTTGGCGAGTTCGGCGCCGGTGCTTCCCGGCGTCAGGCGCGCCAGGCGGCCCAGGTCCACCTCGCCGTGCAGAGGAATGCCGCGCCGGCCCACGTGCAGCCGCAGAATGTCTTCGCGCCCCGAAGCGTTGGGCGGGCTTACGCTCACCATCCGGTCGAAGCGGCCCGGGCGCTTGAGCGCCTCGTCCAGGTCGTCCGGGCGGTTGGTGGCGGCGATGACCACCACGCCGTGCAGCGGATCGAAGCCGTCCATCTCCACCAGCAACTGGTTGAGCGTGCGGTCGTCCTCGTTGTGCGAGCGGTTGCGCCCGCGCTTGCCGCCCAGCGCGTCGATTTCGTCGATGAAGATCACCCCGCCGCGCTTGCGGGCCTTTTTGAACAGCGACTTGATGCGGCTCGCGCCCATGCCGACGAGAAAGCCCGTCACCTCCGATCCGGAGACGGAAAAGAAGGGAACGCCCGCCTCTCCCGCCACCGCGCGCGCAAGCAGCGTCTTTCCCGTCCCCGGCGGGCCCACCAGCAGCGCGCCCTTGGGGATGCGCGCGCCCAGCCGCGCGAACCGGTCCGGCGCGCGAAGGAAATCGACCATCTCGCGCAGCTCTTCCGCCGCCCCCTGCGTTCCGGCCACGTCGTCAAAGGTGACGTCGGACTTTCCCGTCCCGCCAAGCTCGGCATTCGATCCACCGGGACGCATCTGCCGGTAGAACACGAATCCCAGGCCGATGAACAGAGCCGCGGTCAGCAGGTAGCGGAGGGTGGCCTCGGGCGTGGCGTGCGGCGGGCGCGTGGCGAGAGTCAGGCGCACGCCGGCGGCTTCGGCGCGGGCGGCCAGCGCGTCCACCTGCTGCACGGGGTAGTCGACGAGAAAGTCCGGATCGGCGCCGTTCGCCGCGCCGCGCGTGCCGGCCCACTCGCCGATGATCACGTCGCCCGGGCGGACCGTCAGCGAGGCCACCTGGCGCGCGGAAACAGCGGAAAGCGGTTCGGTATACGCCAGCCGGGGCAGCTGCGGCCCGCGCGCCGCGGCCCACACCCAGAACCCGGCGACGAACGAAAGCAGAACGAGCCCGGCGATTCCCATCCGCATCGGCCACACCGACGTGTTCGCGCGATGGCGGGGCAGGGGCTTGCCGGTGCGCGTGCCGGCCGTGGGCGGCGCGGTGCCGGATGCGGGTTCCCGGTCACCGTTGGAGGAAGGGTGCATGGACGATCGCGGAAAAAGGAAACGCGCCGTCGCGGTGGGCGGCGGCGTTCCGGGTTCTACATGAATTCGGGAATTGTCCAGCGGAAAAGCGGGCGTGCGATCCCTGCCCAAGTGCCTGTCCGACAGGAGGTTGCAAAGATAACCATGGTGTGCGCGCCGCGGGAGTGGGCCCCCGATCGCGGACGGCTCGAACGGGAATCCTGGTGCGCGGGGCCGACCCAGTCTGCATCGGCCATCCCGCAATGCGGACGGCAATCACGGGTCCCCAATCCTCTCTCGCTCCCTGATGCAGACTGTTCTTCCTCCCCCCGAGCAGGCGGCCGTGTACCCTCCGGCCGCGGCCGCGGCCACGGAGCCCGACGCCCACGTCTCCGTTCCGCGTCCGGCGCAAGGCGGGACCGGCGTTCCGGTCGCGCTCCTCGCCGGTGCCGCGCTCACCGCCGCCACGCACTTTGCGCTGCAGCCGTTTCGCGGATCGTACCTGGCCGTCCTGCTGCTGGAGCGGGGCTGGATGCAGTACGCGTCCGTGTTTCTGGCGTGCACCGCGCTGGTGCTGCTGGCCGGGCGGGCCGCGCATGCATTCGCCGCGCATCGCGACCTGGCCGGGGCGGCGCGTCTGCCCGCGCTCACGGCGGCGGAGGCGCGGAACCGCGTGGCGCTGGTTGCGCTGCGCGAGCGGTGGGCGCGGGCCGGCGGACGGGCGGGCCTCCTTCGCGCCCGCGCGCTGCAGGCGTACCTGGTTTCGGGATCGGCTTCGGCCGCCGCCGCGGCATCGGACGACGACACCGCGCAGGCCGAAGCGGCGCTGGAGGGGGCCTACTCCGTCCCTCGCGTGGCGGTATGGGCCATTCCGCTGTTCGGCTTCATCGGCACGGTCGTGGGAATCAGTGCCGCGGTAGCCGGGTTTTCGGGCTTTCTGCAGAAGGCCGAAGAGATCGAACAGATCAAGCAGGGAATCGGCGGCGTGACGACCGGGCTCGCGGTCGCGTTCGACACCACGCTGCTTGCCTTGGCGCTCAGCGTGGCGGTCATGCTGCCGCTGGTGCTGCTGGAACGATGGGAGCGCCGCGCGATCCTCGCGCTGGACGCCGACACGCGGGACCAGGTGATCGCCCGCCTTCCCGGCGCAGACGCCGCACGGCCGGCGGGTGTGGACGAACAGACGATGCACCGGGTGGTGGAGCACGTGGTTCGCGGCGCGCTGCCCTCCCCGGAAGCCATGGTCCGTGATGCTCGGACGTACCTGCAGTCCGCGGCGGCGGAGATCGCGGGCGCTGCCCAGGACGCGGCGCGCGCGGTAGGTGAGGCGGGGCAGGCGCTG
This window harbors:
- a CDS encoding MotA/TolQ/ExbB proton channel family protein, giving the protein MQTVLPPPEQAAVYPPAAAAATEPDAHVSVPRPAQGGTGVPVALLAGAALTAATHFALQPFRGSYLAVLLLERGWMQYASVFLACTALVLLAGRAAHAFAAHRDLAGAARLPALTAAEARNRVALVALRERWARAGGRAGLLRARALQAYLVSGSASAAAAASDDDTAQAEAALEGAYSVPRVAVWAIPLFGFIGTVVGISAAVAGFSGFLQKAEEIEQIKQGIGGVTTGLAVAFDTTLLALALSVAVMLPLVLLERWERRAILALDADTRDQVIARLPGADAARPAGVDEQTMHRVVEHVVRGALPSPEAMVRDARTYLQSAAAEIAGAAQDAARAVGEAGQALAQAQAENRALAEQEQAAARARLEARDERVLRTLVQTARALLAEQNAAAVESRAQIQAAGEQFAATVNTVSSALHAGAAALGQRAEQLAALAAQTSEVVALEQSLHRSIDALRHTGRLQEILGEVEISLRALRPALDRLALPRTITLVEADGDVRPVGNHGDA